One Neisseria sicca genomic region harbors:
- a CDS encoding HsdM family class I SAM-dependent methyltransferase, with protein sequence MAKKEIKTDLWVYDLLKEAELNLCPQGSDIAELDKALKTASKAQTGKAGYPEYCGVVKDFVIVIEDKADTADHIKRDDNDLICQTAASVKDFAVNGALHYGIHLAKNTGYKKIIAIGVSGNEKRHKISPLFIDERGGYKELEDVETFTLFNEKNIGEYYTKNILKEQTDEEKTTAEILKDAKELHEDLRNYGSIQDKDKPLIVSGILLALREIEHKNFDIDNLNGDDVKTDGQKIYEAIQSNLERAQVKPQVKKDKLLSQFLVIRDTKAINETNSILGKTPLKHYTQFIYDHIYKNIKYIHSAEDYLGRFYGEFMSYSGGDGQTLGIVLTPRHIVELFCELIDIKPTDSVFDPCCGTAGFLIAAMHHMLQKTDKEAEKRNIRKNQLHGIELQPYMFTIATTNMILRGDGKSNLEQEDFLKQNPAQLQLKGCNIGMMNPPYSQGSKANPNLYEISFTEHLLDSLTEDGKAIVIVPQSSMTGKTKEEQSIKENILKKHTLEGVITLNKNTFYGVGTNPCIAVFSTGIPHDKDKTVKFINFENDGFEVQKHIGLVETISAKDKKQHLLDVWFGRIQAESKFCVETTVEADDEWLHSFYYFNDEIPAEADFEKVIADYLTFEVNMITHGRGYLFGLENSDE encoded by the coding sequence ATGGCTAAAAAAGAAATCAAAACCGATCTTTGGGTTTACGACCTGCTCAAAGAGGCAGAATTAAACTTATGCCCGCAAGGTAGCGATATTGCCGAACTGGATAAAGCATTAAAAACCGCTTCCAAAGCGCAAACAGGCAAAGCGGGCTATCCCGAATACTGCGGCGTTGTGAAAGATTTTGTGATTGTTATTGAAGACAAAGCCGATACCGCCGACCACATCAAACGCGACGATAACGACTTAATTTGTCAAACCGCCGCCAGCGTCAAAGATTTTGCCGTAAACGGTGCGCTGCATTACGGCATCCATTTGGCAAAAAACACCGGCTACAAGAAAATCATTGCCATCGGCGTATCGGGCAACGAAAAACGTCACAAAATCTCACCGCTCTTTATTGACGAACGTGGCGGCTATAAAGAACTGGAAGATGTGGAAACATTCACCTTGTTCAACGAAAAGAACATTGGCGAGTATTACACTAAAAACATCTTGAAAGAGCAGACAGACGAAGAAAAAACCACTGCCGAAATCCTAAAAGATGCCAAAGAACTGCACGAAGATCTACGCAATTACGGCAGTATTCAGGATAAAGACAAGCCGTTGATTGTGTCCGGCATTTTGCTTGCACTGCGTGAAATCGAACATAAAAACTTTGATATAGATAATTTAAACGGCGACGATGTAAAAACCGATGGGCAAAAAATTTACGAAGCCATTCAGTCAAACTTAGAGCGTGCCCAAGTCAAACCACAGGTAAAAAAAGACAAACTGCTCAGCCAGTTTTTGGTTATCCGCGATACCAAAGCCATCAATGAAACCAATTCCATATTGGGCAAAACCCCGCTCAAACACTACACTCAATTTATCTACGACCACATTTACAAAAACATCAAATACATCCATTCCGCTGAAGACTATTTGGGACGCTTTTACGGCGAATTTATGTCCTATTCGGGCGGCGACGGACAGACGCTGGGTATCGTACTGACCCCGCGCCATATTGTTGAACTGTTTTGCGAACTGATTGACATCAAACCGACTGATTCGGTATTCGACCCCTGCTGCGGCACGGCAGGCTTTCTGATTGCCGCCATGCACCATATGCTGCAAAAAACCGATAAAGAAGCTGAAAAACGCAATATCCGCAAAAACCAACTGCACGGCATCGAACTGCAGCCCTATATGTTTACCATCGCCACCACCAATATGATTTTGCGCGGCGACGGCAAAAGTAACTTGGAGCAGGAAGATTTTTTAAAACAAAACCCTGCCCAGCTCCAGCTTAAAGGTTGCAACATCGGCATGATGAATCCGCCCTATTCGCAAGGCTCGAAAGCCAATCCCAACCTTTACGAAATCTCCTTTACCGAACATCTTCTAGATTCTTTAACAGAAGATGGCAAGGCTATTGTGATTGTGCCGCAGTCTTCCATGACGGGAAAAACCAAAGAAGAACAGTCGATTAAAGAGAACATCCTCAAAAAACACACGCTTGAAGGCGTAATTACCCTGAACAAAAACACCTTTTACGGTGTCGGAACCAACCCCTGCATTGCCGTCTTTTCCACAGGCATCCCGCACGACAAAGACAAAACCGTCAAATTCATCAACTTTGAAAACGACGGTTTTGAAGTGCAGAAACACATCGGCCTAGTGGAAACCATCAGCGCAAAAGACAAAAAACAACATCTGCTGGACGTATGGTTCGGACGTATTCAGGCAGAAAGCAAATTCTGCGTGGAAACCACCGTAGAAGCCGATGACGAATGGCTGCATTCGTTTTACTACTTCAATGACGAAATCCCCGCCGAAGCCGATTTTGAGAAAGTGATTGCCGATTATCTGACCTTTGAAGTCAATATGATTACGCACGGTAGAGGGTATTTGTTTGGATTGGAGAATAGTGATGAGTAA